The proteins below are encoded in one region of Telopea speciosissima isolate NSW1024214 ecotype Mountain lineage chromosome 10, Tspe_v1, whole genome shotgun sequence:
- the LOC122641386 gene encoding cytochrome P450 94A1-like translates to MLQLELLPYLLLFILPFFFFVKTCFTYATNYKNSSSSPAIKLPRSYPLLGSTLTISANRDRFNQWVTELLQNSENGTIILERSLGHRQLITTNPLNVQHILKTQFSLYPKGCFSQENLSDFLGSGIFNIDGESWKFQRQISSHAFNTKSLRKFVETVVEDELSDRLLPLFLTITTQKSVLDLQDILQRFAFDNICKIAFGFDPKYLSPSFPQPETEFAVAFEEATLLSSKRFRSIFRGIWKVKKAFDIGSEKQLRIATSKVREFARNIVREKKRELEEKSSIETEDLLSRILNSGHLDENFVTDMVISFILAGRDTTSAALTWFFWLISRNPRIENEILKEIIKEKPEGVDHFDEVKDMVYTHAALCESMRLYPPVPSDGKQAASDDVLPDGSVVKKGMQVLYHPYAMGRMESLWGKDWAEFRPERWLEKEEITGKWRFVLRDSYTYAVFQAGPRICLGKEMAFLQMKRVVAGVLRQYRVVPAENGFEPVFISYLTAKMKGGFPVRIEARGGE, encoded by the coding sequence ATGTTACAGCTTGAGCTTCTACCTTACCTTCTCCTTTTcattcttccattcttcttctttgtcaaaACTTGCTTCACTTATGCAACCAATtacaagaactcatcttcatcTCCTGCAATTAAGCTACCCAGATCCTATCCTTTACTAGGTTCAACTCTCACCATATCTGCCAACCGAGATCGATTCAATCAATGGGTAACAGAGCTTCTTCAAAACAGTGAGAATGGAACCATCATCCTTGAACGTTCTCTCGGCCATCGTCAACTCATTACTACCAATCCCCTCAATGTCCAACACATCCTTAAGACCCAATTCTCCCTCTACCCAAAAGGCTGTTTCTCTCAAGAGAACCTCTCTGATTTTCTTGGTTCTGGCATCTTCAACATCGATGGTGAAAGCTGGAAGTTTCAGAGACAAATCTCCAGTCATGCATTCAATACCAAATCCCTCCGGAAATTCGTCGAGACAGTGGTAGAAGACGAGCTCTCAGATcgccttcttcctctcttcttgaCCATCACCACTCAAAAATCCGTTCTTGATCTGCAAGACATCCTTCAAAGATTCGCATTCGATAATATCTGCAAAATTGCTTTTGGGTTCGACCCAAAGTATCTTTCCCCATCATTCCCACAACCAGAAACAGAATTTGCAGTTGCATTTGAAGAAGCTACACTATTAAGCAGCAAGCGATTTCGTTCAATTTTCCGAGGGATATGGAAGGTGAAAAAGGCATTTGATATTGGGTCAGAGAAGCAATTGCGAATAGCAACTTCAAAAGTTCGTGAATTCGCAAGGAATATTGTAAGAGAAAAGAAACGAGAACTAGAAGAGAAATCTTCAATAGAAACAGAGGATCTCCTCTCAAGAATCTTGAATTCCGGCCATTTAGATGAGAATTTCGTTACAGACATGGTCATAAGCTTTATCTTAGCTGGTCGTGATACTACATCGGCAGCATTGACATGGTTCTTCTGGTTAATTTCCAGGAATCCTCGTATAGAAAATGAGATTTTGAAGGAGATAATAAAGGAGAAACCAGAAGGGGTTGATCATTTCGATGAGGTGAAGGACATGGTATACACCCATGCTGCTCTCTGCGAGAGCATGAGGCTTTACCCGCCAGTCCCTTCCGATGGTAAGCAAGCAGCAAGCGATGATGTGTTGCCAGATGGGTCTGTAGTGAAGAAAGGAATGCAAGTGTTATATCATCCCTATGCGATGGGTAGGATGGAGTCATTGTGGGGCAAAGATTGGGCGGAGTTCCGCCCAGAGCGGTGgttggagaaagaggagatTACCGGAAAATGGAGGTTTGTGCTAAGGGATTCATACACATATGCAGTCTTTCAAGCAGGGCCAAGGATTTGCTTAGGGAAGGAAATGGCATTCTTGCAGATGAAGAGGGTGGTAGCCGGAGTTCTAAGACAGTATCGGGTGGTGCCGGCGGAGAATGGTTTTGAACcggtttttatctcttatttaacTGCCAAAATGAAAGGAGGTTTCCCTGTGAGGATTGAGGCGAGGGGTGGAGAGTAG